The Brachyspira hyodysenteriae ATCC 27164 sequence AAGTTTTTCCCGCCGCACACCTACCTAAAGGTACTCCCTTCGGTCGCAGGTGGGCTTCCCAAAGTTGATGCCATCACCCCGCAGGTGGACTTCGTCGGCACGCTTCGCGAAAGTGTAAGTATAAAATTAGTACTAAATCATACTAAAATAGTCTTATATGTAAAATAATTTATTACATTTAAGTTCAAATATAGCCTTTCTCCTGCCGACACCATAGGTGGACAGCGAGGCGGGCTGTGCCTGCTTCTCGCCGAAGGCGGGCTGTGCCTTATACCAATACCGAAAGGTACCTACTCTGTAAAAGAACTGGGGTATGGTACGACTGTGTGCTTCGCAGCAAAGCCCCAGATATAAAAACAAAAATATAAATTTATTTTTGACAAAATATAGTTGTTTAAGTCATATAAAAAATTTAAAATGTTTTCTTATTTGTAATTTTTATTAAATTAAATATTATAATATTATATAAAGAATAAAAGGAGAGTAGTATGGCAAAAATAGCGGTTGGAATGAGTGCAGGAGTTGATTCTACTACTACAGCAAAACTTTTAAAAGAGCAAGGTAATGATGTATTCGGTGTTACTATGCTTTTATGGAATGGAGATGAAAGAGCACCTTTAAGCGGTTCATGTTATAGCCCTTATCAGAAAAATATTGTAGAGGAATGCGAAAAATATGCAAAGGCAATAGGTATAGATTATTATGCATTCGATATAAGCGAGATGTTTCAGAAAAAAGTTATAGATTATGTTACTGAATCTTATAAAAAAGGATTCACTCCAAACCCTTGTATAATGTGTAATAGTCAGATTAAATTTATGGCTTTATTTGAGGCTATAGAGAAACAAGGTTTAGAATTTGATAAATTTGCTACAGGACATTATGCTGGTGTAAAATACGATGAAAAAACTAAAAGATATCTTCTCTTAAGAGGGAAAAATTTAATAAAAGATCAGTCATATTTTTTGTATAGACTCACTCAAGATCAATTATCTAAAATAATGTTTCCAATGCATGAAAATACAAAAGAAGATACAAGAAACATTGCAAGAGAATATAATTTAGATGTTGCAGAAAAGAGTGAGAGTCAGGATTTTTTTGCAGGCGAGTATCATAGATTATTTGATGAAGATAAAGAAGGCAGCATAATAAATATAGATACTAATGAAATATTAGGGCATCATAAAGGAATATGGCATTATACAGTAGGGCAGAGAAAAGGTTTGGGTATAGCTTATAAAGAACCTTTATTTATAGTAGCATTAGACAGTGAGACTAATACTGTTTATGTTGGAAATAAAAATCATACATTTGTTAATGAAGTAAAAATATATGATGTTAATTGGATAGCAGAACCTAAGCAAAAAGAATTTGAAGCATTAGTAAAAACTAGAAGTGCACATAAAGGTACTATGGCTGCTGTTATTCCTATAGATGAAAATACTATTAATATAAAATTTCATGAACCTACAGGTATTATAGCTAAAGGACAATCATGTGTATGTTATGATAATGATATAACTTTATGCGGAGGCATTGTTTATTGATTTACATTTATATAAATTGATTGTTTTTATATATAAAAATATAAATATAATATATAATTAAGGAAAATAAAATATGAATAAATTATATATAATTATTTTTAGCTTTGTATTGCTAGTATCATGTTCTAATGCTGGTAAAATAAATTGGGAAAGTGATTTTGATGTATCAGTTGAAAAATCAAAATCTGAAAATAAAATAATAATGATGGATATATATACGGATTGGTGCGGTGCATGCAAAGAGATGGACAAAACTACTTTTAAAAATAAAACTGTAATTGATAGCAGCACAAATTTTATAGCATTAAAATTCAATCCTGAAAAAATGTCTAATGGTAAAGATATACTTAAAAAATATAATATATTAGGTTTTCCTACTATGCTTTTTATCAATAGTGATGGATTTATTTTAAAAAGAATAGTTGGATATATTGAAAGCGATGAATTAATAAATGAAATGAATGGTATGAAGGAAAGAAATGATAGAGTAAAGGTTATATTCAAAGATGATTCTGCTTCATTGGATAAATTAGATATTTATCTTGAGTCAGGTTATGATAATGAGGCTTTGGATATGTATAATAAATTAACATCAGAAAGTAAAATACCTGAAGATAAAATGGCTAAATATATGTCAAGCATTGCTCTTTTGCTTTTAGATAACAATAAACTTGAAGAAGGAATGAAATATTTCGATGAGATAATAAGCAAATATAGTAATTATAATGAAGTTTATATAGCTCATTATTATAAAGCTTTGGATATGATAGTTAATAATGCTCAGACAAATGAGGGTATAAAATATATAGAGAATCTTACAAATCAAGTACCAGACGGAATAAAAAATGAATATTTAGATTTTATAGATTATTTTAGTTCTAATTAAAGATATTGTTTTATTATATAAATACTTTATAATAGTATAATTAAAAAAGGAGAAAACTATGAATAAAAATATATTAATGATACTTTTTATAATGTTTACATCGATTATTTCATGCAATAAAGCAAGTGCCGAAATAAAATGGGAAAAAGATTTGGCTACTGCTATGAAGAAAGCTAAAGAAAAGAATTTGCCAATAATGATAGATGTTTATACTGATTGGTGTACTTGGTGTAAAGAATTAGATAAAAATACTTATTCACATAAAGATGTTATAGATGTTGCTAAGAAGATGGTTTCTGTTAAATTAAATCCTGAGACTTCAGAAGA is a genomic window containing:
- the mnmA gene encoding tRNA 2-thiouridine(34) synthase MnmA encodes the protein MAKIAVGMSAGVDSTTTAKLLKEQGNDVFGVTMLLWNGDERAPLSGSCYSPYQKNIVEECEKYAKAIGIDYYAFDISEMFQKKVIDYVTESYKKGFTPNPCIMCNSQIKFMALFEAIEKQGLEFDKFATGHYAGVKYDEKTKRYLLLRGKNLIKDQSYFLYRLTQDQLSKIMFPMHENTKEDTRNIAREYNLDVAEKSESQDFFAGEYHRLFDEDKEGSIINIDTNEILGHHKGIWHYTVGQRKGLGIAYKEPLFIVALDSETNTVYVGNKNHTFVNEVKIYDVNWIAEPKQKEFEALVKTRSAHKGTMAAVIPIDENTINIKFHEPTGIIAKGQSCVCYDNDITLCGGIVY
- a CDS encoding thioredoxin fold domain-containing protein, coding for MNKLYIIIFSFVLLVSCSNAGKINWESDFDVSVEKSKSENKIIMMDIYTDWCGACKEMDKTTFKNKTVIDSSTNFIALKFNPEKMSNGKDILKKYNILGFPTMLFINSDGFILKRIVGYIESDELINEMNGMKERNDRVKVIFKDDSASLDKLDIYLESGYDNEALDMYNKLTSESKIPEDKMAKYMSSIALLLLDNNKLEEGMKYFDEIISKYSNYNEVYIAHYYKALDMIVNNAQTNEGIKYIENLTNQVPDGIKNEYLDFIDYFSSN